One Solea senegalensis isolate Sse05_10M linkage group LG13, IFAPA_SoseM_1, whole genome shotgun sequence DNA segment encodes these proteins:
- the LOC122779915 gene encoding heart- and neural crest derivatives-expressed protein 1-like, with protein MNLIGGYQHHHHLMHEPFPFVHQRCHQDAPYFQSWVVNHHGDVPQDFHHVQAPYAAAELGAPGAAAHDPRLVEGLQAGMGKRRASGPKKERRRTESINTAFAELRECIPNVPADTKLSKIKTLRLATSYIAYLMDVLAKDSGETEGFKAEIKKFENRDMKRKRELTDGLQDSLGAEKKVKGRTGWPQQVWALELNQ; from the exons ATGAACCTGATCGGGGGttaccagcaccaccaccacctcatgCACGAGCCCTTCCCGTTCGTGCACCAGCGGTGTCACCAGGACGCGCCGTACTTCCAGAGCTGGGTGGTGAACCACCACGGGGACGTGCCACAGGATTTCCACCACGTCCAGGCGCCGTACGCGGCCGCGGAGCTCGGCGCGCCCGGAGCCGCCGCGCACGACCCGCGGCTGGTGGAGGGGCTCCAGGCGGGCATGGGAAAGCGCAGGGCGTCAGGGCCGAAGAAGGAGCGCCGCAGGACGGAGAGCATCAACACGGCCTTCGCGGAGCTGCGGGAGTGCATCCCCAACGTCCCCGCGGACACCAAATTGTCCAAAATCAAAACTTTACGCCTGGCGACGAGTTACATCGCCTACTTGATGGACGTGCTGGCCAAAGACTCCGGCGAGACGGAGGGATTTAAGGCCGAGATTAAAAAATTTGAAAACCGGGATATGAAAAGGAAGCGAGAGCtg ACCGACGGTCTGCAGGATTCTTTAGGAGCAGAGAAGAAGGTCAAAGGTCGCACCGGTTGGCCGCAGCAGGTTTGGGCGCTGGAGCTCAACCAgtga
- the sap30l gene encoding histone deacetylase complex subunit SAP30L, producing MNGFSTEEDSHDGPPAPPFYGQSCCLIDDGERCGRSAGNASFSKRIQKSISQKKLKLDIDKSVRHLYICDFHKNFIQSVRNKRKRKTSDDGGESPDHDVEVPEVDLFQLQVNTLRRYKRHYKLQTRPGLNKAQLAETVSRHFRNIPVNEKETLTYFIYMVKSSKSRLDQKGDGGKPLD from the exons ATGAACGGGTTCAGCACGGAGGAGGACAGCCACGACGGGCCACCGGCTCCGCCGTTTTACGGACAGAGCTGCTGTCTCATCGATGACGGGGAGCGCTGCGGCCGCTCCGCTGGAAACGCCTCCTTCAGCAAGAGGATCCAGAAGAGCATTTCCCAGAAGAAACTGAAACTGGATATCGACAAGAGC gtGCGACACCTCTACATCTGCGACTTCCATAAGAACTTCATTCAGAGTGTCCGcaacaagaggaagaggaagaccaGTGACGACGGTGGGGAATCCCCGGATCATGATGTGGAGGTGCCCGAG GTCGACCTTTTCCAGCTGCAGGTGAACACGCTGAGACGCTACAAGCGACACTACAAGCTACAGACCAGACCCGGTCTCAACAAGGCTCAGCTGGCAGAG ACGGTGAGTCGTCACTTCAGGAACATCCCGGTGAACGAGAAGGAGACACTGACCTACTTTATTTACATGGTGAAGAGCAGCAAGAGCCGCTTGGACCAGAAAGGCGACGGAGGCAAACCGTTGGACTAA